The following nucleotide sequence is from Aedes aegypti strain LVP_AGWG chromosome 3, AaegL5.0 Primary Assembly, whole genome shotgun sequence.
TCATTGCTGCCTTTGTGTCTCCATGCGTCTTCCTTAACTGGATAGTCATTTGCTTCTCCACctccaatgtgatggattttgctcaggtggcgcagatgattgatgcgtgccactatttctctcttttattctcccgctgttcttatgcagcgcaaatagtgacgtcactatttgcgctgcataagaactgcgagagaatgaaagagagaactagtggcacgcagCAATGATCTgcgtaaaatccatcacattgctcCACCTCCACTTCCTTATCCAGCGATTGAGCCATGCGCTCCCGGAAAGCAATGCTGTAGGATTCTCCTTTTCAGTCAAAGAGCATCTCTTCTTATAGGCTACGCCTAGCTTTCACCACATTGTCGCTCAAATATCTTATCTCTGGTTCTTCTCCGACCCCCATGAGAAGCGTTGTGCACGTCGTAATATCACTAGCCTTGTCGAGTACACTGTGCCTTTTCGGTGGCTTCTACCAAGGTGcctttctttcttcttctgtttCATTTTTTGTACCTACTTCCTTTTTTGTCGCCAGCTTCTTAGATTCACATAGTCTCTCTCTTGGCAAGGCTCTTACTCTCATTGGAGTCATGGTAACTGGTGTATTTTCCATCCCCACCGACTTTCGCTACTGTATCGTACTCACAGCCGATAAAAGAGTCCTTCGGTTTCCAATGACTTCTGCTGCTGTTACTGCTGTTGCTTGTCTCTTGCGCTGCTGACGGTCTTCGTTGGTGTTGGGCTCAGGCATTCCCTTCTGCCGAACGGATTCATCACATTCACTGCTTTCcctatgtatatgtatatacattttgtttatcgatatatgttttCTTATAAATTTACAAAAGTGTACAAATCATTTATCGATGATGGAAGGATTCCGCTGTTTGTTAAaggatttttattatcatttcaTTTGATTCAAAATAGTTTGGTTCTATCTACATATAACtggtaattgaaaatatttaaaacaatgaGTCTAATATGAGAATCTTCTGCTATATAAACGAAGGTACATGTATCAATCTATATTTCTTGCGAATCCTCATCAATCATAATCGTCTCATCGATTTCGAATGGCTCGCTTCCGCCAGTAGCTATCGCTTCGCTCTCTCCGGCAATGCCTTCACTTACGCTTGGCATCGTCAAATCGGAGTTCACGTTCTGCGTTTGGTTCTTCGTAGCCAGCAGCGATTCCAACGGAGTTTCTTTCAGATAATTCACCACATCAACTGGTAGCGTGCCTACAAATCTTTCCAGAAGTTCGTTGATCTGAACACCCAATGCTTCCATGTTCTCCGCGTTGCCTTCCGACATCAGCAGTGCTAACTGAGCGTACAAATCGTACAGACGTTTATCGAAGTGCTGTAGGTTAGCCTGAGTCGAAAAGGATCCGTTGAATGTTGTCGTATTGTGTGTAAAACGTCCACCAATTGTGCGGTTCTTCAGGTCTTCGTTGATTTGCTCAGCACGAGAAATCACAGTCTCCGGAATGCGCACACACCTTGCCAATGCGATGCCGTAGTTCTTGACATTGGTTTTGCCTTCTGCTACCGTGTATTTGTAGCGCAGACGTTCGAATCCATCAACGTCCAACACTTCCGTTTGTAGACATAGACGGGAAACGTTATGCATGTGCTCCAGCGGGCGTAGCATATCATGACAATGTGTCGTAAGATATACGAATGGTCTCTCTACTGCCGCAAGACTTTCACAAGCAGCTCCCGCCTTGAATCCCACGAAGCTAACAATTCTTTCCAGCAGCTTCCAGCGCGGTCCACTTGGGTCCGGTGACTGCGTGTCGCCGAAGAGCTCATCAATCACCACCAAGCTATTCACCGTCAAGCTATGGGCAATGGTTTCCAGCTTACGGGACATTCGTGATGAATTCGAGAGGTCGTGTTCGATGTTCTCCGCAGCACCGAAAACAACCATCAGACGATCGGCGATACGAAACTCAGCTCTGGCCGCTGGAACGTAACAACCCAACTGGGCCATGATCTGCAGCAGACTAATCGTTTTCATGTAGACCGTCTTGCCGCTCATGTTGGGCCCTGTTACGATGAATACGTTGTACTCGGGGGTTGCTATCTGATTTTGGAGGATAGAACATATTAGTTAGGATGATAACTTTGAATGGGACTGGACTTACGATATTATTCTTAACCACTTTCTCAACCTCCCCATACGCTTCGAGTAAAGGATGTCGAGCAGCCACTATCTTGGTAGATCTTGAAAACGTTGGTCGGCAAAATTCCTTATTCTGACTAACAACGGCCAACGACTGCAGCACATCCAGATCGGTTACGTTCGCTACCAACGCGTAGATCGATTCCACATGTTCCCTAATATCATCGATGAGCTGCTTAATAACGCTAAAGCTGACCATCTCGATTTCCTTGACAATTCCGTTAATCCTTTCGTTGAAGGCTTGTAGCGGTCCCGTAGTCAGGCAACACCTTTGTCCGGATCGGTTCAGAATTTTAAATATTCGTGGGAATGAAGGTCCTGCATCCTTGAAAGCGACTTGCATGTGGAATCCCAAAGATTTTGTGTAACTCATTTTCAGTAACATCCGATATTCTTGGGTAAGATTAGCCACGTATTCTAAAAAACCGTACTGTTGTTAATCTTATGTCTagcgacaaaaattgaaaaactgaccCCGGATTTCATCAATTACTTCTGAGTATAGACTGCGGAGGACGTCTAGCGTTGAGGAAACTTTTGACTTAACCAGAAACAGCCGATGATAGTCGGAAACATGCACGTTTCCGCTTTCCACATCTAGCACTGTACTAATTCTATCATTCAGCTGTTTGTATACTTCATTCGAGAGAGTATCTTTAATGTCCAGCAAGATTGAACACTGGACGTCTTCTAGCAGGGCTTTGAGTTCTGGAACACTTCTTAACGCATTGCGTAATGTTTTAGCCTGATTCAATACATGTATGGTGTTCTGCTTAGTAGTTCTCTAAAAAGATTCATCTAATAGACACGATTTGAAATATGATAAGAGTACGATGATCACTTACCGACTTGTCAACATCCACTGCCAGCTTCATTAGTCCACCGATATCTACCAAGTCCCGTAGAATACGCTGTATTCCACACAGCAGGTCGCTCTTCATCAGCAGTTCATCAACGCAAGCCAATCGAGTTTCCAGCAATTCACGGCTACTGCTAGGCTCTAATAAGTTAGCTCTCAAGTGTCGCTTGCCTACACTTGTGATACAGTGATTCAGCAGACGATACAACGAATGCTTGTCATTCGACTTATGCAGTGAGTAAATCAGCTCCAGATGTCCAATACACTCGACATCGATTGTCATGGTTTGGCGTTTGCTCAAGTAGCAAAACTGCAATGACTTGGGAGCAATCCGCAGAAGATTGCTTTCAAAGCAATGTCGAATAAGGGCTCCGACTGCTGCCAATCCGTAGTACTTGGCACGGAGTGTGTCCTTCAAAGTTTGGAAAGCCGAACAGCAAAGGCTATCCATGTGCTTCATGGCGAAACCATCGTTGAAGAAGCTTCTGGGTAGGCTTACGATCTGGACGTGGGGCAAAAGCTGCCGGATCAAGTTTGGTAGATTGGAAGCCCGAGTATTCAGTGAGTGGTCACTGAAAAATACCTGGCAGAGGGTGGGAACTCTATATTATTGCTGTTTATATACACTTCATTCGCTTAAGGTTTTATAATTGGCAGCAAGATTGTACACTAGACgtaatttgaaactaaagtaaGTCGAAGGGAAATCTCTGGGATAATTCCTGGGAGTATTAGAAGGAAAGAACTTTTTTAACATCTTTAAGAAATTCTAGACAAAAAAAAGGAGGGAATTCTAAgaaaactgaattttttttctaacggTATTACTAAATGGGAAGAGTTATTGAAAACATTCCTTGGAAATCGAGgatatccttaaaaaaatcagaataaactttggagaaatctctggagttaGTGCCGTGTAGAGTGACTTTGGCCACCCTTTTCGGTGCATTTCATGGCTAGTATGAACGTCAAAAAACTAGTCTTCGACCATCTAGTGGCTATTTATAACACGTATATGGCAACCCTAATCCCACCTATTGGATTTGACAGTAGCCAAGATCAATTGAGTATCCGCATTACAATGCACTTGAGTATCCAACGGTTGCTTAGAACATGTTGGATTCGAAAGGATGGCGGCTTCGCATACTGGtgatttataacgtattcttgaaactTGCCatattgttttcattatcagtCACCCTTATGGCCCAATGTGGGGTGCACGACGGTATTACTGAACACATCTTTGAAAATTAACTAGTTGTATACTTGAAGTTAGCCTGAACCGAAACCCGTGAAACAATCTCTGGATGAACTCCTgaacaaatcaaaaaatattttcaaagctctCTGAGAAAAGTGTGTTTGGTTTATCtgagaaatctttaaaagatgCTTTCAAAATTACTCTTGCATTAGCAAGATTTCTCAGATAAACCAAACACACTTTTCTCAGAGAGCATTGAGAAGATATTTTGATTTGTTCAGGAGTTCATCCAAATAATTTTCCAGGTTTCTGTGtagccttttttttatttctgattgGTCACTTTTTGGTCTTCTTTGCAAGCAGTTCTCCAAGGAATATCAAAGGATGGCTTCAGAACTGTTGCTACAATCTCTTGGAAATtcgtcaaataatattgtgagatTTGTTCAAGCTTCCAACGTGAATTTCTTCTGAACGACAACCAATTTTTATTACATATTTTATCCATAAATAGATTCCGGAATACATACTTGAGTTCAACAAAATACTTAATCTTTCAAAAGCTCAAAGTTTTCCTTCGCAtcttctccaaaaaatcattgattcggTCAAATCTTATACTATGAGATATCTTGCAGAaaattctactagaaattccaCCGTAAATTCTGAATTCCCTTAAATAGCTTTCCCAAAAAAatgtattacaaattcttccgtgAAGTTCATTCAATGTCctttagaaatatttccaaaatatatcACAAACACCGTCGGAAATTCTATGTTTGCTTTTCTAGAAACTCTGCTTCAAAACCTCGGATTATACAAGAATTAAAGTGATTAGACCAAATACCGTTAGGCGGAATGTCGTTAGGACGAAGGCCATtaagccgaatgccgttaggccgaaagggtgaTTAGGCCGAAAATGGACGATAGTTCAAATGCGTAACGAACAGGAATAGGTCAGGATGATTTGCATATCCTAGAAACCGTCGAATGAATTTTCAGGTCTAATGGATTGTTAGTTGTtagatcaggataatttgcattacctagaagcctACAATATCCGATGTGAAATATGaatagaaagaacagcctttgattaaaagaaggaaaaaacactgATGTTAGCCATCTgaaataatagtaaatgataaaatgttattttggccTCACGGCCATTTCGGCCTtatggcattcggcctaacgatcTGCACCggtttttgacatttttcttttctccGAATCTccagaggattctgatgaggaaATTTGATGAAtgaaaaatcccaggaatatttttgcttccgaaatttacatgacggtaaaaaaaaaactgtggaaaaaCATTTAGCATTTAGGGAAGGGAGAAAagatttgtttaaatatttataTACGGTTAGGCATGATTATATTATGCATCACATCACCAAcaattggtgactcccagatctctacctcatcccactaacccaatatcctttccatgacaaccgtggagatgcagaggtgatctcggtctctagtaagaACGATAGTTAGtgtattccttcccttccccgatgatcgtGGCAGGTACGGATATTGACTttgaaatttgagctctcgatttgtgcacattgagaatggtaagctattCCCAAGCCACATTCATTagatctctgtgcaacttcgattgttctggtcaatcacggtcatctatgctcatgctcatgctcattacgtccttactgggaaaGACCCTACTTCACAGCTTgctgttcttatgagcgcttccacagttattaaccgaaagctttcgttgccaaagttgccattttcacattcgtatatcagGAAGTCAAGACAGTTTCCaatacaaaaagatcctggaccgaccgggaatcgaactcagacaccttcagcatgactttgctttgtagctgcggactctaaccacttgccTTAGGAAGGCCCCAATTCTAGGAGTTTGATAAATTGCAAAATTCTTTTACAAatggttcctgatttctgaaattttattaAGAATTCCTCAACGAAAGTAAAATCTTACATTTCGAATTTTGGCAATGTTCTTTAAAAATACCGTTAATATTTTCGCTTTAATTTTGTGTAGTTTCTACCACTACAGGTAATTGAAAATAGTCCCTCCTAAAAcattgtttgggatttttgctattaggaaaaaaaatctacattaATCTGTTCGTCATAGTGAACGAGTCGGTTTTGTtggtgttgtttttttttcgttcttttGGTTTGCGCACGTTTTTTGGCATGGAACGCAAAAGTCTCGCGTCTCCAGAGTGATTTCTTTCTCAGTTAGTCTGTATGCGTTAAGTGAAGCTGatagtggattgtggctgctctgTCAAgaatgaaggatcaattggtgagctcgtttcatgcttttatttcagatatgtaaaatatgtatgactgtacatttaatcgttacaacggtgggacgtaaatatgattttttaacaaactatgaatggttcatcACTATAGgcgtcggcataaactcttatttataaattatttgtgttatccaaaaaaaaaaacagtcgaACCATTCAagaggttcactttattcaacatattttgaatgcttcgccactgtaagtgtcggcatgagATTGTTCAGTGATAGTCCAGCCAATTGTGTTATTTTCTTTTCATATGAGTAAAGCATTAAGCtagttgttcaacaaactttgaatggttcgtcacttcaagtgtcgatattgttttcctctgcttgaaaattatttacatcaattgaaaatatttataagcatgtttatattttacaaataattgcttatcatggtctaattatTCATAAATGTCGACGATCCTCCTCATTTagaaacatccctcccagtaacctttgtggagatgcagagtcTCCAAACAGCagaggttacacactaacattccttcccccaatcccacctgactgtaaAGACGTGGCCGTctccgttattgaccctgtatagaGGCACTaagttatgcacattgaagaagattatggccaatccctgccgaacttctagttaatttattgtgcatcttcactgacttcggtcaatcacgaaaTAACAAACATTGATATTTGTAGTctgtctaagctaagctaagctacaaAAGACTTAAGCTTTCTTGTCAGGTATATCGTAtggaatttcgttaaacattTTAGAAATTCTACATGGAgttcttgattttttccacagGAATTTAGTATTTGTTTTTCGAATTAGGCTGAAACTATCtaacaaatttcttaaaaaattctttaaaaaaattatttgcATGTTTTACTTTAGAAAGCTGACAGAAATTGGATATGGATATAGTGAAGAAATACTCGAATATTGAGATTTTACTTAAGAAACATTTATAGACCCTGAGTGAATACCTTATGCAATTTcaggacattttttttagatgttctaaaatgaattgcaaaatcctctcagtaaatccgataaaaaaaatctttagacaATCCCAATaagaatcaaatatttttttataaaattctcagaataagaagaaatttttcagtattttcgcggaagagtttttTTGGGTACACCTCGACGtacacgggggatgcgtaccatgaaaaaaagttttcagttcaaaatttcaaaaaccgcacaaaaaaaaatttctcgacgtttcttgcaaaaataaggttttggcgaaaaaaatgtatggccgtgtaaaaaaatccgtgtcATTGGAGAAAGCACTGGAAAAAGTATGGAAATAGTTCACGAAGAAATCCCCGTAAGAATTCTCAGTGGAATCTCTTAAATGCACATGGGTGAAAAACTAAAAAGTTCGTGAAAGAACCCCAAGGGATATTCTTCGTGAGTTCattaaaagaattcctgaagatttttttactaCATTAATCAATTCACTGAAGTGCAgctatatgagaaaaaatctcaaacaaataaaatctatgcaaactaccAAGTTTGTGAAATGATTAGTgagaccgacattacttctgtaaaacaagaattTGCTAGACCCTCTCCTGAAAAAATCCAACAATCCCAGGTCCTCgatgtgtgttctaaccacaaCTCTATTGTTTTTTCCAACATTGAACGAAAAATACTTGTACTCTGAATTTTTCACTGATTAGTTATCCTCagatgtaaaaaaataattttgattgaaaattctgAGAATTTTCAGTGAATCAAAAGTCCCATTACTGTGCGTATAATTTCGTTGTTATATAAGttgttatggtagtttttacggcacaatttttttgagtgta
It contains:
- the LOC5568589 gene encoding mutS protein homolog 4 is translated as MNFMKNRIDRPVEPLPKPQVFRHIDLRPSSSRAASKSIHDTLNQTVAANEPYPICAVAEGRGHATLEIGLAGIDIAAPVLQMSQFSDNFWYSNILTSLQALNPVMVFFSDHSLNTRASNLPNLIRQLLPHVQIVSLPRSFFNDGFAMKHMDSLCCSAFQTLKDTLRAKYYGLAAVGALIRHCFESNLLRIAPKSLQFCYLSKRQTMTIDVECIGHLELIYSLHKSNDKHSLYRLLNHCITSVGKRHLRANLLEPSSSRELLETRLACVDELLMKSDLLCGIQRILRDLVDIGGLMKLAVDVDKSRTTKQNTIHVLNQAKTLRNALRSVPELKALLEDVQCSILLDIKDTLSNEVYKQLNDRISTVLDVESGNVHVSDYHRLFLVKSKVSSTLDVLRSLYSEVIDEIREYVANLTQEYRMLLKMSYTKSLGFHMQVAFKDAGPSFPRIFKILNRSGQRCCLTTGPLQAFNERINGIVKEIEMVSFSVIKQLIDDIREHVESIYALVANVTDLDVLQSLAVVSQNKEFCRPTFSRSTKIVAARHPLLEAYGEVEKVVKNNIIATPEYNVFIVTGPNMSGKTVYMKTISLLQIMAQLGCYVPAARAEFRIADRLMVVFGAAENIEHDLSNSSRMSRKLETIAHSLTVNSLVVIDELFGDTQSPDPSGPRWKLLERIVSFVGFKAGAACESLAAVERPFVYLTTHCHDMLRPLEHMHNVSRLCLQTEVLDVDGFERLRYKYTVAEGKTNVKNYGIALARCVRIPETVISRAEQINEDLKNRTIGGRFTHNTTTFNGSFSTQANLQHFDKRLYDLYAQLALLMSEGNAENMEALGVQINELLERFVGTLPVDVVNYLKETPLESLLATKNQTQNVNSDLTMPSVSEGIAGESEAIATGGSEPFEIDETIMIDEDSQEI